A window from Thiosulfatimonas sediminis encodes these proteins:
- a CDS encoding ABC-F family ATP-binding cassette domain-containing protein, which translates to MITLQNLSLRAGIKPLLTGANLAINPGQKIGLVGQNGAGKTTLFKAILGQVSLDAGHLSVPAEWIIGYVEQETHRGAQSVLEYVSFGDELYAKAVQQLRAAEQAHNDNAIVAAYDQLDKLHGFAVENQTKQLLYGLGFVEADFSKLITAFSGGWQVRLKLARALMQRSDLLLLDEPTNHLDIEAVAWLKQWLKSFEGAVLVISHDRDFLDQVVQGIAHIDQQKIQYYAGNFAAFERQRNEKLMQQQSLHDKQKQQMQHLKTFISRFKAKASKAKQAQSRVKALERMEMVAAVQASNPFHFEFAEPKAQPDPMLQLEKLQFSYADKVIIEDADLTLRAGDRIGLVGVNGSGKTTLLKLIVGELKPINGKVIAARGVKVGYFSQHQLETLRPEWSPLKHLLALEDAPSDQQARDFLGGFGFSNEQCLEPIAPFSGGEKARLALAIIVFQQPNLIILDEPTNHLDMETRDALEMALNDYSGALLLVSHDKHLLAAIADQYWWVHQGKVALFYGDLDQYLSEQLKRIKQSAVQEKAEDGEDSQKNQNKKQQRIANAQQRKQLDMLIKNDLQQSRKLEKELEKVQAKLAELHLKMEDTSLYDETNKAQLSDCLRQEAECQARLETLEMDWLEIEEKIQTKREQFEANL; encoded by the coding sequence ATGATTACACTACAAAACCTCTCGCTGCGCGCGGGCATTAAACCGCTGTTAACTGGCGCCAATTTGGCAATTAATCCGGGCCAGAAAATTGGCTTGGTTGGACAAAACGGGGCGGGTAAGACCACTTTATTTAAAGCGATTTTAGGGCAAGTTAGTCTTGACGCTGGCCACTTAAGCGTTCCTGCGGAGTGGATCATTGGTTACGTTGAGCAGGAAACGCATCGTGGCGCACAAAGTGTGTTGGAATATGTCAGTTTTGGCGACGAGCTTTACGCCAAGGCGGTGCAGCAACTCAGAGCAGCTGAGCAAGCGCATAACGACAATGCGATTGTCGCGGCTTATGACCAGTTGGACAAGTTGCACGGCTTTGCAGTGGAAAATCAGACGAAACAGCTATTGTATGGTTTAGGTTTTGTGGAAGCCGATTTCTCAAAATTGATCACCGCTTTTTCCGGTGGCTGGCAAGTGCGCTTGAAATTGGCGCGTGCGCTGATGCAGCGCTCGGATTTGTTACTGCTTGATGAACCGACAAACCACTTGGATATTGAAGCGGTAGCGTGGTTAAAACAGTGGTTAAAGAGTTTTGAAGGGGCGGTGTTGGTGATTTCGCATGATCGCGATTTTCTTGACCAAGTGGTGCAAGGTATTGCGCATATCGACCAACAAAAAATTCAGTATTACGCGGGCAACTTTGCGGCTTTTGAACGGCAACGAAATGAAAAATTGATGCAGCAGCAGTCGTTACACGACAAACAAAAACAGCAGATGCAGCACCTTAAAACGTTTATTAGTCGATTTAAAGCCAAAGCATCCAAAGCGAAGCAGGCGCAAAGTCGTGTTAAGGCTTTGGAGCGCATGGAAATGGTTGCGGCAGTGCAAGCCAGTAATCCGTTTCACTTTGAATTTGCCGAGCCAAAAGCGCAACCAGATCCAATGTTGCAATTGGAAAAATTGCAATTTTCTTATGCCGATAAAGTCATTATTGAAGACGCGGATTTAACGCTTCGTGCGGGCGATCGAATCGGTTTGGTTGGGGTAAATGGATCAGGAAAAACCACTCTGCTAAAACTGATTGTTGGTGAGCTTAAACCGATCAACGGTAAAGTCATTGCTGCACGAGGTGTCAAAGTTGGGTATTTTTCACAGCATCAACTGGAAACCCTGCGTCCTGAATGGAGTCCATTAAAACACCTATTGGCTTTGGAAGATGCGCCCAGCGACCAACAAGCGCGCGATTTTTTAGGTGGTTTTGGCTTTTCTAACGAGCAGTGCTTGGAACCCATCGCTCCATTTTCGGGCGGCGAAAAAGCGCGTTTGGCCCTAGCGATTATTGTTTTCCAGCAGCCCAATTTGATTATTTTGGATGAGCCGACCAACCATTTAGATATGGAAACCCGCGACGCTTTAGAAATGGCCTTAAACGATTACAGCGGCGCTCTCTTGTTGGTCAGCCATGATAAGCATCTGTTGGCGGCGATTGCCGATCAATATTGGTGGGTACATCAAGGAAAGGTGGCGCTTTTTTATGGCGATTTGGATCAATATTTATCCGAGCAGCTTAAGCGTATTAAACAAAGTGCGGTACAGGAAAAAGCAGAAGACGGCGAGGATTCTCAGAAAAACCAGAATAAAAAGCAGCAGCGTATTGCCAATGCGCAGCAGCGTAAACAGCTTGATATGCTGATCAAGAATGACCTCCAGCAGAGTCGTAAGCTGGAAAAAGAGTTAGAAAAGGTGCAAGCGAAATTGGCGGAATTGCATTTAAAAATGGAAGACACGAGCCTCTATGATGAAACGAATAAAGCACAGTTGAGTGACTGTTTGCGTCAGGAGGCAGAGTGTCAGGCGCGCTTAGAAACGCTAGAGATGGATTGGCTAGAAATTGAAGAAAAAATCCAAACTAAGCGTGAGCAATTCGAAGCAAATTTATAA
- a CDS encoding S49 family peptidase, producing the protein MEQENQSPKPQAAEMQNFDRLAGAVESLVKQERWSRRFANFLKLAIAGYIIFFIYIAMEGIGASKELKTMQNGSEHLAVVRLEGPIMAQSEASAEYMLPLLQEAFSDPMAKAVLIKANSPGGSPVQSALINDEITRLKKLYNKPVIAVVEDLCASGCYYITVAADKIIANKGSLIGSIGVRMDSFGFTGLMEKIGVENRSMHAGEHKTFINPFAEKDEAGREFFRTQVLEKTHQQFIQAVRDGRGDRIKETDETYTGLVWLGEDALNNGMIDGLGDMGSVGRELMTGEPNFRYYEVEKSIFEQLLGDISTQTSSRLAMYFTTLH; encoded by the coding sequence ATGGAACAAGAAAACCAGTCGCCAAAACCACAAGCGGCCGAAATGCAAAACTTTGATCGCCTTGCCGGAGCGGTTGAATCGCTGGTAAAACAAGAGCGTTGGAGCCGCCGTTTTGCTAACTTTCTAAAACTGGCGATTGCCGGTTATATTATTTTCTTCATCTATATCGCCATGGAAGGCATCGGCGCATCCAAAGAGCTTAAAACAATGCAAAACGGCAGCGAACATCTGGCTGTCGTACGTTTAGAAGGTCCTATCATGGCGCAAAGTGAAGCCAGCGCAGAATATATGCTGCCGCTTCTGCAGGAAGCGTTTAGCGACCCTATGGCAAAAGCCGTACTGATTAAAGCCAATTCACCTGGCGGCAGTCCGGTGCAATCGGCATTAATCAACGATGAAATCACCCGTCTGAAAAAACTGTACAACAAGCCGGTCATTGCAGTAGTTGAAGACCTGTGTGCTTCTGGGTGTTATTACATTACCGTGGCCGCTGACAAAATCATCGCCAATAAGGGCTCGTTAATCGGTTCAATTGGCGTACGAATGGACTCTTTTGGTTTTACCGGATTAATGGAAAAAATTGGCGTGGAAAATCGTTCGATGCACGCAGGGGAACACAAAACTTTTATTAACCCTTTTGCCGAAAAAGACGAAGCTGGGCGTGAGTTTTTCCGCACTCAGGTCTTAGAAAAAACCCATCAGCAGTTTATTCAAGCGGTCCGTGATGGACGTGGCGATCGCATTAAAGAGACCGACGAGACTTACACTGGATTAGTTTGGTTAGGTGAAGATGCGCTAAATAATGGCATGATTGATGGCTTAGGCGATATGGGCTCGGTCGGACGAGAACTCATGACTGGTGAACCGAACTTCCGTTACTACGAAGTCGAAAAATCGATTTTTGAGCAATTACTTGGCGATATCAGCACACAAACCTCAAGCCGTTTAGCCATGTATTTCACCACTCTGCACTAG
- the uvrC gene encoding excinuclease ABC subunit UvrC has product MDKSEKSDASPIEFAIDEFLKHLTERPGVYQMFDKQQQIIYVGKAKNLKRRVSSYFKKRHDDIKTTTMVEQVARIEVTITDTESEAFILENTLIKRHKPKYNILFRDDKSYPYIYVSTEKKHPALGYHRGVKRRKGEYFGPFPNASAVQHTLHTLQKIFPVRQCAETVYQHRSRPCLQYQIKRCSGPCVAGLVDDEAYQRDVRHTLMFLQGKSFEVVEELAEQMQAAAETLEFEAAGLLRDRISALRSIQSQHLINQPGSRDLDVLALAQNGDQVCLCLMMYRAGNLWGSETYYPKLAVVTAPDEVLLAFMTQHYQQHPTPQSILLAQKLNDLNALQALWQEKYQRRTVFKEPKLQHEKSLFALAKTNAEAGLKQHLTQKVNQQARLQALQEILNLPAIPQVMECFDISHTQGELTIASCVVFKDGIASTRDYRKFNIEGITPGDDYAAMHQVLSRRYARLKQEHAKFPDLIVVDGGKGQLNQAIDVLKSLELEFLPLVSVAKGEGRKAGLEILYTPHNMDGIDLDADDSALHLINHIRDEAHRFAITAHRAKRGKAMMHSRLEDIPGIGPKTRKTLLLHFGGLTEVKNAAPTELQKVKGISPSKAQSIYDFFHGE; this is encoded by the coding sequence GTGGATAAGTCAGAAAAAAGTGATGCAAGCCCAATTGAGTTTGCGATAGATGAATTTCTCAAGCACCTTACCGAGCGGCCGGGTGTCTATCAGATGTTTGATAAGCAGCAGCAAATTATCTATGTGGGTAAGGCCAAGAATCTAAAACGCCGCGTCAGCAGCTATTTTAAAAAGCGCCATGATGACATAAAAACCACCACCATGGTTGAGCAGGTAGCGCGTATTGAAGTGACGATTACCGATACTGAATCGGAAGCGTTTATTTTAGAAAACACGCTGATTAAACGCCATAAACCCAAATATAACATTCTCTTTCGGGATGATAAGTCTTATCCCTATATCTATGTTTCGACAGAAAAAAAGCACCCTGCGTTGGGTTATCATCGCGGAGTTAAACGGCGTAAAGGTGAATATTTTGGTCCTTTTCCCAACGCTTCGGCGGTGCAGCATACGTTGCATACTTTGCAGAAGATTTTTCCGGTACGCCAGTGTGCCGAGACGGTCTATCAACATCGCTCGCGCCCGTGTTTGCAATATCAGATAAAGCGCTGTTCTGGCCCTTGTGTCGCAGGATTGGTCGATGATGAGGCTTATCAGCGTGATGTGCGGCATACGTTGATGTTTCTGCAAGGCAAAAGCTTTGAGGTTGTTGAGGAACTGGCTGAGCAGATGCAAGCAGCGGCTGAAACCCTCGAATTTGAAGCGGCAGGGTTGCTGCGCGATCGGATTTCGGCACTGCGTTCCATTCAGTCGCAACATCTGATTAATCAGCCTGGAAGTCGCGACTTGGATGTTTTGGCGTTGGCGCAAAATGGCGACCAAGTCTGCCTGTGTTTGATGATGTATCGCGCGGGCAATCTTTGGGGTAGCGAGACGTATTACCCAAAACTCGCGGTGGTCACCGCCCCCGACGAAGTTCTGCTGGCGTTCATGACTCAGCATTATCAACAACATCCTACTCCGCAGAGTATTTTGCTGGCGCAAAAACTTAACGACCTAAATGCACTGCAAGCACTTTGGCAGGAAAAATATCAGCGCCGCACTGTGTTTAAAGAACCCAAGCTCCAGCATGAAAAAAGTTTATTTGCGCTAGCCAAAACCAATGCAGAAGCAGGGTTAAAACAGCATTTGACGCAAAAAGTTAATCAACAAGCCCGGCTGCAAGCTTTGCAAGAAATTCTGAATTTGCCGGCCATTCCACAGGTAATGGAGTGTTTCGACATCAGTCATACCCAAGGTGAATTGACCATTGCCAGTTGTGTGGTGTTTAAGGATGGCATTGCCAGTACCCGCGATTACCGTAAATTTAATATAGAAGGGATTACGCCAGGGGACGACTATGCGGCTATGCACCAGGTTCTCAGTCGGCGCTACGCGCGGCTTAAGCAAGAGCACGCTAAATTTCCGGACTTAATTGTGGTTGATGGTGGCAAAGGGCAACTTAATCAAGCGATTGACGTGCTTAAGTCGCTGGAATTGGAGTTTTTGCCTTTGGTCTCAGTTGCCAAGGGCGAAGGGCGAAAAGCGGGTTTAGAAATTCTTTATACGCCACACAATATGGATGGCATTGATTTAGATGCGGATGACAGTGCTTTACATTTAATCAATCATATTCGCGACGAAGCACATCGGTTCGCGATAACCGCCCATCGTGCTAAACGTGGGAAGGCGATGATGCACTCGCGTTTGGAAGACATTCCAGGAATCGGCCCAAAAACGCGCAAAACCTTGCTATTGCATTTTGGCGGCTTAACTGAAGTTAAAAATGCCGCACCGACTGAACTGCAAAAAGTGAAAGGGATTAGCCCGAGTAAAGCGCAGAGTATTTACGATTTTTTTCACGGAGAATAA
- the pgsA gene encoding CDP-diacylglycerol--glycerol-3-phosphate 3-phosphatidyltransferase — MNLQSLPMMMTWSRVVLIPVFLICYYAPIEDARFWGALAFMIAAITDWFDGYLARKMGSSSKLGAFLDPVADKLIVAAALIVVAAEYNDNLWVIISAVVIMMREVAISALREWMAENNARDVVAVSNLGKVKTASQLAALTWLLYGGELWGVDWGQLGFPMLYFAAALTLITWVQYTKAALPQIIASTKTPQD; from the coding sequence ATGAATTTGCAATCGTTGCCAATGATGATGACTTGGAGCCGAGTCGTTTTAATCCCAGTTTTTTTAATCTGTTATTATGCGCCGATTGAAGACGCTCGTTTTTGGGGTGCGCTTGCGTTTATGATTGCAGCGATTACCGACTGGTTTGATGGTTACTTAGCTCGAAAAATGGGTTCTTCCAGCAAATTAGGCGCATTTTTGGATCCGGTTGCCGATAAGCTGATTGTTGCGGCCGCATTGATCGTCGTTGCCGCTGAATACAATGACAATTTATGGGTGATTATTTCTGCAGTGGTCATTATGATGCGAGAAGTGGCAATTTCCGCATTACGAGAGTGGATGGCGGAAAATAATGCACGTGATGTGGTTGCGGTATCTAATTTAGGCAAAGTCAAAACCGCATCGCAATTGGCTGCCTTAACGTGGTTGCTGTATGGCGGTGAGCTTTGGGGTGTGGATTGGGGGCAACTTGGTTTCCCGATGTTGTATTTTGCTGCGGCCTTGACTTTAATTACTTGGGTGCAATACACCAAAGCGGCTTTGCCACAAATTATTGCCTCAACTAAAACACCACAAGACTAA
- a CDS encoding tyrosine-type recombinase/integrase gives MALTDTKIRKTKPTGKVQKLADGGGLRLEITKAGTKVFKYRFKMDGKDTNHTIGEYPAVSLLEARTLRDEARQLVKMGINPNDHKRHQKQAIAKETAKQQAESDLMTFAQLLNEFYSHKTKSYGDRKPEWALSTYQKHKLRFDKHVLPMLGGVPVVQITEQQLEDCLLRIQEHGTLENRDKVYSVFKLLFEYAKGKRYLDRDPALYISRALFVKHVAKQLKHVTTPKELKTVLTKLDTMRGTFEVLSCLRLGLHVFLRPSELVAMRWDEVDFKAKEIHRTTTKGDQTGEGKIIIIPMSRQVETMLNELHALTGETPYVFKSPMTNSHITSGSINKNVRDNGLNTLIVPHGFRHTASTMLNEIGFNADEIELQLNHVIGGVRGVYNKAQKLEPRRKMLQHWSDYLDGIKAGGDVIPINRATS, from the coding sequence ATGGCGCTTACCGATACCAAAATCAGAAAGACTAAGCCCACCGGTAAAGTTCAAAAGCTAGCGGACGGGGGCGGCTTGCGTTTGGAAATCACTAAGGCCGGTACCAAGGTTTTTAAATACCGTTTCAAGATGGACGGCAAAGACACCAATCACACTATTGGTGAATATCCGGCTGTTAGTCTACTTGAAGCCCGTACACTTCGAGACGAAGCCCGCCAATTAGTGAAGATGGGTATTAACCCGAATGACCATAAGCGCCACCAAAAGCAAGCCATAGCTAAAGAAACCGCAAAGCAACAGGCCGAAAGTGATTTGATGACCTTTGCCCAGTTGTTGAATGAGTTCTACAGCCATAAGACGAAAAGCTATGGTGACCGTAAACCCGAATGGGCATTAAGTACCTATCAAAAGCATAAGCTTAGATTTGATAAGCACGTTTTGCCCATGCTTGGGGGCGTGCCGGTAGTGCAGATCACCGAGCAACAGCTAGAGGATTGCTTGTTAAGAATCCAAGAACACGGCACCCTAGAGAATCGGGATAAGGTCTACAGCGTGTTTAAGTTGCTATTCGAGTACGCCAAGGGTAAACGCTACTTAGACCGCGACCCCGCCTTATACATTTCACGGGCGCTATTCGTTAAACACGTTGCCAAGCAGTTAAAGCACGTTACCACCCCCAAAGAACTAAAAACCGTTCTCACAAAACTGGATACCATGCGCGGTACCTTCGAGGTTTTAAGCTGTTTACGGCTTGGGCTTCACGTTTTCCTTAGACCGAGCGAATTAGTGGCGATGCGTTGGGATGAAGTCGATTTCAAAGCAAAGGAAATACACCGGACCACCACCAAGGGAGACCAAACAGGGGAAGGGAAAATAATCATTATTCCAATGAGCCGCCAAGTTGAAACCATGCTCAATGAATTGCACGCCTTAACCGGTGAAACTCCGTATGTCTTCAAATCCCCAATGACCAACAGCCATATAACAAGCGGTTCGATAAACAAGAATGTAAGGGATAACGGCCTTAATACGCTGATAGTTCCCCATGGCTTTAGACATACGGCTAGCACCATGCTGAACGAAATCGGGTTCAATGCCGATGAAATCGAATTGCAGTTAAATCATGTTATCGGAGGTGTTCGGGGCGTATATAACAAGGCTCAGAAACTCGAACCAAGGCGAAAAATGTTACAGCATTGGAGTGATTACCTTGACGGAATAAAGGCCGGTGGTGACGTTATCCCCATTAATAGAGCTACTTCCTAA
- a CDS encoding Mor transcription activator family protein, producing MANIEVAGLSKEEIEEHEEGLKLLAEAYQNVHLKLWPSRIQEFYEVALNEIEKSGLDQGEKGKALAASICTAISLYMGGKSFYLPASSGLKQAIQDLRIAKDFTGFNYPELAKKYRVSEMTIRTSLKRQKALMTEVRKGGR from the coding sequence GTGGCAAATATCGAAGTAGCAGGACTGTCTAAAGAAGAAATTGAAGAGCATGAGGAGGGCTTGAAGCTATTAGCGGAAGCCTATCAAAACGTGCACTTGAAGTTGTGGCCTAGCCGCATCCAAGAGTTTTACGAGGTGGCGCTAAACGAGATTGAGAAAAGCGGCTTAGATCAAGGTGAAAAGGGTAAGGCCTTAGCCGCTTCTATATGCACAGCAATTTCACTTTATATGGGCGGTAAATCGTTTTATTTACCGGCATCGAGCGGCCTTAAACAGGCTATTCAGGACTTGCGCATAGCTAAAGACTTTACCGGCTTTAACTACCCTGAGTTAGCCAAGAAATACAGGGTTTCTGAAATGACGATCAGAACCAGTTTAAAACGCCAAAAGGCACTAATGACAGAAGTAAGAAAAGGGGGGCGATGA
- a CDS encoding AlpA family phage regulatory protein yields MMSQAKIMRLKEVIEVTGLSRTTIYRKVKAGEFPQRKQLSARSVGWLESDVTAWINQCSTVGAA; encoded by the coding sequence ATGATGAGCCAAGCCAAGATTATGCGACTTAAAGAAGTCATTGAAGTAACAGGGCTTTCTCGAACAACGATCTACCGAAAAGTGAAGGCGGGGGAGTTCCCACAGCGCAAGCAACTTAGTGCGCGTTCGGTGGGATGGCTTGAAAGCGATGTAACGGCATGGATTAACCAATGTTCAACCGTTGGAGCCGCTTAA
- a CDS encoding PriCT-2 domain-containing protein: MQSKTLTPQQLEGVLDYTPIPNDHNRFVAILTAIKSEFGISGKTAAHQWARRAPNFHSANFSTTWQNIQPVDGVTCAGLYYEAKANGWEG; this comes from the coding sequence ATGCAAAGCAAAACACTAACCCCCCAACAGCTTGAAGGCGTTCTTGATTATACCCCGATACCGAATGACCACAACCGATTTGTAGCCATACTGACGGCGATTAAATCCGAGTTTGGTATCAGCGGCAAGACCGCCGCCCACCAATGGGCTAGACGCGCCCCCAATTTCCACTCAGCGAACTTTTCTACCACTTGGCAGAACATACAGCCGGTGGACGGTGTGACCTGTGCCGGCTTGTACTATGAAGCCAAGGCGAACGGCTGGGAGGGCTAA
- a CDS encoding helix-turn-helix domain-containing protein translates to MASMSKREKLTGRKGSAPFYQAFHYIHDSAAYKGLSPSAKALLHELCRRYNGSNNGDLSAPYSELKECGWKSDKTLANHLRELQESGLVIQTRHGGTGRICNLYGLTWLRLDESSKYDAGMNKHIGKILSTWKQLKAVN, encoded by the coding sequence ATGGCTAGCATGAGTAAGCGCGAAAAGCTAACAGGTAGAAAAGGTTCAGCACCTTTTTATCAAGCATTTCACTATATCCATGATTCAGCCGCATACAAGGGCTTAAGCCCTAGTGCAAAAGCGTTATTGCATGAACTATGTAGACGTTATAACGGTTCAAATAATGGGGATTTGAGCGCGCCTTACTCAGAACTAAAGGAGTGCGGCTGGAAGTCAGACAAGACACTGGCAAACCATCTTAGAGAACTCCAAGAAAGCGGCCTAGTGATTCAAACTAGACACGGCGGCACTGGTCGAATTTGTAACCTGTACGGGCTTACATGGTTGCGACTCGATGAATCATCAAAATATGACGCTGGCATGAATAAACATATCGGCAAAATTTTAAGCACATGGAAGCAATTAAAAGCGGTGAATTAG
- a CDS encoding single-stranded DNA-binding protein, with protein MAFISANIRLAKEPQSRTTRNNNFMATGFGFAKLGEDSKDLALSLVAFGDVANELMTYAKGDGLNVAGTLKINSYTNQQNQEVEQIQITLDGIAGHNSTKQVQNENKQGYTPQTLPNMNNHNQNQNGGHTAHAMRSNQNTGFHNPQHQAAYQNQQPPPMNSGYNDFEDDDVNF; from the coding sequence ATGGCATTCATTAGCGCAAATATTCGATTAGCAAAAGAGCCCCAGAGCCGAACAACTCGAAATAACAATTTCATGGCTACCGGTTTCGGGTTTGCCAAGTTAGGGGAAGATTCCAAAGACCTAGCCCTATCACTGGTTGCCTTTGGTGATGTGGCGAACGAGTTAATGACCTATGCAAAGGGTGACGGCTTAAACGTGGCCGGTACGCTCAAGATCAACAGTTACACCAATCAGCAAAACCAAGAAGTGGAGCAAATCCAAATTACGCTTGATGGTATTGCCGGTCATAACAGCACAAAACAGGTGCAAAACGAAAATAAACAGGGGTACACGCCGCAAACGCTCCCGAACATGAATAACCACAACCAAAACCAAAACGGAGGCCATACAGCGCATGCTATGCGCTCGAACCAAAACACCGGTTTTCATAATCCACAACATCAAGCCGCCTATCAGAATCAGCAACCGCCCCCAATGAACAGCGGTTATAACGATTTTGAAGACGATGACGTGAATTTTTAA
- a CDS encoding siphovirus Gp157 family protein, translating to MTKLYELTTELNELSHLAFEAEDDQSFAIAIADTMEGLQMQFNDKAEALVKVAETLGANTTAIDAEINRLQARKKTIINRQTALKDYLRHNMEASEITKIESPLFTISLVKGRVICEVTDEAALPDEYMSVKTEIKPDKAALTKALKDGLEIAGARLTMSKPSLRIK from the coding sequence ATGACCAAACTCTATGAACTCACCACCGAACTAAACGAACTGTCACACCTAGCCTTTGAAGCCGAAGACGATCAGAGTTTTGCGATCGCCATTGCCGACACTATGGAAGGTTTGCAGATGCAGTTTAACGACAAGGCCGAAGCCTTGGTAAAAGTGGCTGAAACACTGGGGGCGAATACCACCGCCATTGATGCCGAAATCAATCGACTACAGGCGCGTAAAAAGACCATTATCAACCGACAAACGGCCTTAAAAGACTACCTGCGCCACAACATGGAAGCCAGTGAAATCACCAAGATAGAAAGCCCGTTATTTACTATTTCACTGGTAAAAGGGCGTGTTATCTGTGAAGTAACTGACGAAGCCGCGCTACCCGATGAATACATGAGCGTTAAGACCGAAATCAAACCGGATAAGGCGGCATTAACCAAGGCGCTAAAGGATGGGCTAGAGATTGCCGGCGCACGCCTGACCATGAGCAAACCAAGCCTAAGAATCAAATAA
- a CDS encoding RusA family crossover junction endodeoxyribonuclease, protein MSREYRLTIGWPPTANTYYRRAGTVIYLSAKGRLFKKQVAQQLKALNLHGEGLKCRLSVTIGLYPPNRRAFDIDNRVKPVLDALQDGGLIVDDGQIDRLTVERFEKDPNKAGYCHVWLREAG, encoded by the coding sequence TTGAGCCGTGAATACCGCCTAACCATTGGCTGGCCTCCCACGGCAAATACCTATTACCGGCGTGCCGGTACCGTGATCTATTTAAGCGCCAAGGGGCGGCTATTCAAGAAACAAGTAGCCCAACAGCTTAAAGCCCTTAATCTACACGGAGAGGGGCTTAAATGCCGGTTATCGGTAACTATTGGACTCTATCCACCGAATAGACGGGCGTTTGATATTGATAACCGTGTAAAGCCGGTACTGGATGCCTTGCAGGACGGCGGCTTAATTGTCGATGATGGGCAAATCGACCGGCTAACGGTAGAACGCTTTGAGAAAGACCCAAATAAGGCCGGTTACTGTCATGTCTGGTTAAGAGAGGCGGGATAA
- a CDS encoding type II toxin-antitoxin system HicB family antitoxin, with amino-acid sequence MKNILEIDGYKAHIDYDSDIELFRGEFIGLNGGADFYASDIEGLKTEAKQSLTAFLDMCKEKGIEPKKQYSGRFNVRIASDLHAKIAAIAVAENKSLNQWIEENLSKVVLH; translated from the coding sequence ATGAAGAATATTTTAGAAATCGACGGCTACAAAGCCCATATTGATTACGACTCAGATATTGAACTATTCCGCGGGGAATTTATCGGCCTGAATGGGGGGGCGGACTTTTACGCCTCGGATATTGAGGGTTTAAAAACTGAGGCTAAACAGTCCCTAACCGCTTTTCTGGATATGTGCAAAGAAAAAGGCATTGAGCCTAAGAAACAGTATTCAGGGCGTTTTAACGTGCGCATTGCATCTGATCTGCACGCGAAAATAGCCGCTATTGCCGTGGCTGAAAACAAAAGCCTTAACCAGTGGATTGAGGAAAACCTGTCCAAGGTCGTTTTGCATTAA
- a CDS encoding type II toxin-antitoxin system HicA family toxin: MKAKHQKTIELIFKRPVSANIKWKDIEVLFIALGGEVEEREGSRVGVFLFNEVRIFHRPHPSPNTDKGAVASVRKWLESNGVKP; this comes from the coding sequence ATGAAAGCAAAACACCAAAAAACCATTGAATTAATTTTTAAACGCCCTGTTAGCGCCAATATCAAGTGGAAGGATATTGAAGTCCTTTTTATTGCGCTTGGGGGTGAAGTTGAAGAACGTGAAGGCTCTCGGGTTGGCGTGTTTCTGTTTAATGAAGTGCGTATTTTCCACCGGCCCCATCCGTCACCTAATACGGATAAGGGCGCGGTTGCCAGTGTTAGAAAATGGCTTGAATCAAACGGGGTGAAACCATGA